The genomic window CACGTCGTGGCCCGCGCCGAACACGACCACCTCGGGCGGAGGACGAACCGCGTCGACGAACACCTCGACCTCCCCGTCGGGCGTGTCGACGCTTCTGATATCGCTGCCGCCCTCGGAGAGGAGTCGCTCGGCGTCCGCGCGGATCGCGTCGGCGATTCCCGATGGCAACTCCCCTTCGAAGGAGCCGCCGGTGTAGACGCTCCGCGTCGCTGTCGGAAGCGGGCCGTCGACGACCGTCGCCGTCGCGACCGGTTCCCCGCGCTCTCGGGCAGCGACAACGGGCTCGTACTCGTCGCCCAGCGGTTCGAGGAGGACCGTGATCACCCCGTTACAGCCGACACCCATACCCCACACGTCATCGTCGCCGGTCAGATCCCACGTCTCGACGCGCGCCGCTCCCGCCGCCAGCACGTCGCGTGCGAGGTCGCGGACCTCGTCCTCAAGGCAGCCGGCGGTGATGCTTCCCGCGCCGCCGTCCGGACGGATCAGCATCTTCGCGCCGGGGCGTCGATACGCGCTCCCCTCGACGGCGATGACGGTCGCGAGGACGGCGTCGTCGCCGGCTTCGAGGGCGGCGCCGATCCGGTCGAACAGCTCCGTCTCCGGGAGGCTCCACTCGTTCGTATTCATGGTCATGCAGTGTCTCGACGGGCCCGCCCGACCCCCCGTCGTGGGTCGTATTCGTAGCCGATACGCCCGCCCAGTCCGTGGCGACGGAGTTGCCGGCCGACCTCCACGAGGTCGGCGGCGGTGCCGAACGCGAACAGCCCGTCCACGAACGGTCGCGCACGCGACATCCCGCGCGCTGTCGGCTCGTACGTCGACGACGCCGCCAGCGGGTTGAGCCAGACGATCCCGGCGGTCCGTCGCGAGAGCGTCGCGAGGACGCGAGAGAGTTCGTCCGCGTCGCCCATCTCCAGCCCGTCGCTCACGACGAACACGACCGTTCGTCGGTCGAACGCTTCCGGGGCTGTCTCGAGGATCTCGCCGATCGAGGCGCCGATCCGGGTCCCGCCGCCCCACTCGGTTTCGGCGCGTTCGAGCGCGGCCAGCGCCGCCCCGGGCGTGGGCTCGTCGAAGGCGGCCGACACTTCCCGAGCTGTCTCGTCGAAGAAGACGATCCGGCAGTGCCGCCATTCGGCCTTTGCGCGCCTGAGCGTCGCGAGCAGGACCGACCGATCGACCGTGTCGAGCACCGACCGGCTCACGTCGACAAGCCAGACGGCCCGAACGTCGTTCGGAACACGCTCGCGCTTCGGGAGCGACACGACGGTCCCGCCCGTCCCGACGCTCGTCCGAAGCGAGCGACGGACGTCGACACGCTCGTCGCCGGGGCGCCACCGGCGACCGCGAAGTGACTCCAACCCACGGGTCAACTCCGCGACCGCCTCACCCACCTCCGGCTCGGCGTCGACGGCGCCCGACACCGGATCCGGACTGCCCGTCGGGCTGTACCACGCGCGATCGACGCGTTCGGCGTCGTCGTCATCGTCGCCGTCAGCGCCCGAAACGGTCGCTCCGAGCGATGCCCTTGCGACGGCCGAGGGATCGGGGTCCACGTCGCCGGCGGTGTCCGCGGCCGCCCCGGTCGCGTCAGCGTCCGGGTCCTCAGCAGGGGCACCCTCGCCCATCGGCGCCAGCGCCCCCTCGGGACCGTCCTCCGCCGCCGTCCGGGGCGCCGGCCCTGCGGGGTTGAGGCCGGCTGTGAGCCGACGCCAGAACTCGCGAAACTGACGGTCGAACGTCTCGATCGACTCGGGGTCGGAGACGAGACACGCCCGGAGCGCCGCCCGCGCGGTCCCCTCGTCGTCGAACCCGACCTCGACGAGCGCGCGGGCCGCGGTCGTCCCCGCGTTTGCCGGAACCGCCACTCCCGCGCGCCGGAGCGCCCGGACGAAGCGGACGAGTTCCTCGCGCACGTGGTCCCGGGCGGCGCGGAACGCCGGCGTGTCCCCCGAACCGAACTCCGGACCCTCGTCAACGCGGTCCGCGTCGGTCCCGTCGAAACCACCGTCGTCGTCGGGAATCACGTGGTCACCTCCGCTCGAGCGTCGGCGGCGGCCTCGACGAGCGTCTCGAGCAGCGACTCGTCGACGCGCTCGATGTCCTCGACTTCCTTGAGCAGGCAGCCGAGCGTCTCCTCGACCTCCTCGGGCGTCAGCGGCTCGGTGTCGTCGTTCCGGAGCGCGGCGACGGCGCGGGCCCAGTCGATCGTCTCGGCGGCACCCGGGGGCTTGCGCAGCGGCTCCTCCCGGATGCGCGCGGCCATCGCGCACAGTTCGGCGGCGACGGCGCCGTCCAGCTCGGGCACCTTCCGTTCGAGGATGGCTCGCTCCTTCTCCATGGACGGCGGCGAGACGTGGAGGAACAGACAGCGGCGCTTGAGTGCGTCGCTCAGCGACCGGGTCCGGTTCGAGGTGATGATCACGACCGGCGGCGTCTCCGCGCTGATCGTGCCGAGTTCGGGCACGGACACCTGAAAGTCGCTCAGTACCTCCAACAGCAGCGCCTCGAACTCCTCGTCGGCCCGGTCGACCTCGTCGATCAGCAGGACCGGCGGCGTGTCGCCGTCGCCACGCAGCGCGCGCAACAGCGGCCGTTCGAGCAGGTACTCCTCCGCGAACACCGAGGCGTCGTCGTCGCCCGACTGCACCGCGAGCAGTTGTTTCGTGTAGTTCCACTCGTACAGCGCGCTCTCGGCGGTCAGCCCCTCGTAACACTGCAGTCGCACGAGGTCGGTGTCGAAGCCCGCCGCGAGCACCTTCGCCAACTCCGTCTTGCCCGCGCCGGGCTCTCCCTCCACGAGGAGCGGCTTGCCCAACCGGAGCGCGAGCAACACGGTCGTCACGACGTCGTCCTCGGCGACATACGACTGTTCGTCGAACAGCCCCCGAAGGCGCTCGTCGGTCACGTCGGCGAAGACCGTCGGCCGTCTCTCGCTCATCTGATATCGTGTTCGGAATACATGGTGAACTGGATGGCTGCGTGACCCCCGGCCCGCGTGCGTGCCCACGGTCGCGGACCGGGGTGAGCCACGTCAGTCGGCCGCCCGCGGCGTCGCCGTGTCGGCGGCCGCCGCGAGCGCACGTTTCGTGTACGCTTCGAGCAGCGTTGCGCGGAACTCCGCCGACGCCTGCAGGTCGCTCATCATCATCATCTCGTCGACCTCGTCGGTCGCGACCGACGCCGCCACCTCGACCGCGTCGTCGTCGAGCGTCGAGCCCACGAGGGCCTCCTCGACGGGTTCCAGCCGGACGCCGTGATCGAGCACGCCGTTTGCGCCGACGCGCGCGCCGGTGACGGTGTCACCGTCGGTCTCGATGAGCGCGGCGACGCCGACCATCGCGTACCCGGAGGAGGGCGACGGCTTCTTGGCGTACGCCCCCGCCGCGTCGGCGGCCGACGGGATCTCGACGCGCGTGACGAGTTCCCCGGGATCCAGCGCCGTGGCGTACATCCCGAAGAAGTAGTCGTCGATCGGGATCTCGCGTTCCCCGTCCGGCCCCTCGGCGACGACGGTCGCGTCCGACGCCAGCGCCGCCCCGGGGAGGTCGGAGGCCGGGTCCGCGTGCGCGAGGTTGCCGCCGACGGTGCCGCGGTTTCTGACCTGCTCGTCGCCGACCTGCTCCACCGCGGCGGTGAACGCCGGGGCGTGTTCGTGGGCGGCATCCACGTCGAGCAGGTCGCTGTAGGTCGTCATCGCGCCGATCGACAGCGTGTCGCCCTCGACGGAGACGCCGTGGAGCGCGTCGATCCCGCTCACGTCGATGAGCACGTCAGGGCTGGATAGCCCGCTTTTCATCGCCGGGAGCAGGCTGTGTCCGCCCGCGAGCAGTTCCGTCTCAGCGTCCGAGTGCTCGTCGAGCAACTCCAGCGCCTCGGGGACGCTCTCGGCCGCGTAGTAGTCGAACTCGTCGGGGAACATCAGCGCTCACCCCCGTCGGCCGCGTCGGCGTCCGGGTCGTCCATTGTGTCGGCATCTGCGCCGTCGACGGGTTCCCCTCCGTCGGCGGTCGCGCCCTCGTTGACGGCCTTCCAGACCCGCTCGGGCGTCATCGGCATCTCCACGCCCTCGACGCCGAAGGGCTCCAGCGCGTCCGTGACCGCGTTGACGACGGCTTGCGGCGCGGCGATGGTGCCGGCCTCGCCGACGCCTTTCACCCCGAGCGGGTTGTGCGGGCTCGGCGTGACGGTCGACTCGGTCGTCATCTCGGGGATGTGTTCGGCTTTCGGCACGGCGTAGTCCTGCAACGACCCCGTGACTAGCGTTCCGTTGTCGTCGTACTCGGCACCCTCGTACAGCGCCTGGCCGACGCCCTGCGCGATGCCGCCGTGGACCTGTCCCTCGACGATCTTGGGGTTGATCTGGTTGCCCACGTCGTCGACGGCGACGTACTTCTCGAAGGAGATCTCGCCGGTCTCGGGGTCGACCTCGACGATCGCGGCGTGCGTCCCGAACGGGAACACGAAGTTGTCCGGATCGTAGAAGGACGTGGCCTCCAGTCCCGGCTCCGTGTCCTCGGGCATGTCGTGAGCGAGGTACGACTGCGTCGCGACCTCCTGGATCGTCATGCCGCGCTCGGGCGCGCCGGCGACTGTGAACTCGCCCTCCGCGAACTCGATGTCCTCGGGGTCGGCCTCCAGCTGGTGGGCTGCGATCTCTTTCGCCTTGTCCACCACCTTCCGGGCGCTCATCACGAGCGAACTCCCGCCGACCGCGGCCGAGCGCGAGCCGTACGTCCCCATCCCGTGGGGGATCTCGTCGGTGTCGCCCTCGACGATCTCCACGTCGTCGTAGTCGACACCGAGCTCGTTGGCGACGATCTGCGCGTACGTCGTCGAGTGGCCCTGTCCGTGCCCCGACGTGCCACAGAAGGCGGTGACGGTGCCCGATGGGTGAAAGCGCACGACGCTCGACTCCCACAGCCCGGCCTGCGCGCCGAGCTGCCCGGCGAGTTCGGAGGGTGCGAGCCCACAGGCTTCGATGTAGCAGGAGAAGCCGATCCCGATGTAGCGACCCTCCTCGCGTGCCTCCTGTTGACGCTCGCGGAAGTTCTCGTAATCCAGGAGGTCCAGCGCCTCGTTCATCGGCTTCTCGTACTCGCCGCTGTCGTAGACGACGGCGACCTCCGTCTCGTAGGGGAACGCGTCGTCCGGGACGAAGTTCCGCTTCCGGAACTCCACCGGGTCCATCCCGATCTCGTTGGCCGCGCGGTTCATCAGCCGCTCGACGAGGAACGACGCCTCCGGGCGGCCGGCGCCGCGGTAGGCGTCCACCGGCGGAACGTTCGTGAACGCGCCGGTGACGTGGCCGTAGATCGCGGGGATGTCGTACTGGCCCGACAGGAGCGTGCCGTACAGGTACGTCGGCACCGCAGGCGCGAACGTAGAGAGGTACGCGCCGAGGTTGGCGCGAGTGTCGACCCGGAGGCCGATCACGTCGCCCTCGTCGTTCATCGCGATCTCCGCGTTTGTCTCGTGGCCGCGACCGGGCGCGTCCGTGAGGTACGTCTCCGAGCGCGTCGCCGTCCACTTGATCGGGCGTTCGAGGAGCTTCGAACACCACGAAACGAGCGCCTCGTCGCCGTAGTGGTGGATCTTCGAGCCGAACCCGCCGCCGACCTCCGGCGCCGTGATGCTGAGCTTGTGCTCGGGGTGGCCGATCACCCCCGACATGAGCAGGCGGTGAAGGTGGGGGTTCTGCGTCGTCATGAACACGTCCAGCTCGTCGGTCCCCGGGCTGTAGTCGGCGACCGCCGCCCGCGGCTCCATCGCGTTCGGGATCACGAGTTGGTTCGTGATGTCGATGCTCGTGGTGTGCGCGGCCGACTCGAACGCCTCGGCGGTCCTCTCCTCGTCGCCGATCTCCCAGTCGAACGCGACGTTGCTCTCGGCGTCGTCGTGGAGCTCCGGGGCGTCCTCGTCGAGCGCCTCGTCGGGGTTGGTCACCGCGTCGAGACGGTCGTAGTCCACGTCTACGGCCTTCGCCGCGTCGGCCGCCTGGTAGCGATCCTCCGCAACGACGACCGCGATGGCGTCGCCCTGATAGCGGACGTGGTCCTTCGCGAGGATCGGGTGAGAGACGTTGTTGAGGCTCGGGAGGAGCCAGCCCGTCGGTAGCTCGAAGGAGCCGCCACCGGGCGTGTCCTCGCGGTGGAGGTCGTCGTGGGTGTACACGCCGATCACGCCCGACATCTCCTCGGCCTCGCTCGTGTCCACGCCCTCGATTCGGGCGTGGCCGTATCGACTGCGCACGACCGACATGTGTGCCATATCGGCCAGCTGAATGTCGTCTGTGTACTCCGCGTCACCGGTGATGAGTGCCGGGTCCTCCCGTCGTTCGATGGCCGAGCCCAGGATGTCGGCCGCGGTCACCTCGTCGGGGTCGAGCGACTCGATGCTCATCGCGAGTCACCTCCGCCTGCGGTGTCGAACTCGTCCGCACAGCCACAGCCCCCCGGCGCGTCGCAGGCGTCGACGACCGTCCCGCCGTCGGTCGCGGGCCCGTCGCCGGCGCTGCCGCCCCCGTCTCGGGTGCCGCCGTCGGCGACGGCGCCCGATCCCATCGACTCGGCGGCGTTCTGGACGGCGTTGACGATGTTCTGATAGCCGGTGCATCGACAGAGGTTCCCCTCCAGCCCCTCGCGGATCTCCTCTCGCGTGGGGTTCGGGTTCTCCTTGAGGATCTCCACGGAGGTCATCATCATGCCGGGCGTGCAGTAGCCGCACTGGAGCCCGTGTTCCTCCTGGAACGCCCGCTGGATGGCGTGCATCTCGCCGCCATCCGAGAGTCCTTCGACGGTCGTGATCTCGGCGCCGTCGGCCTGGACCGCCAGCGCGGTGCAGGACTTGACCGCTTCGCCGTCCATCTCGACCGTACATGCGCCACAGAGGCTGCTCTCGCAGCCGATGTTCGTTCCCGTGTACCCCAGCTCGTCGCGCAGCGCGTGTGCGAGCAGGGTCCGTGCCTCGACCGTCAGGTCGTGTTCCGTGCCGTTGACCGTGAGTGTGATGTCGTGTTCCGTCATGAGGAGTCGGCGGAAGACCGCCCGAGTAGTCGATCGACGATACCCCTGTCCTCCCCCTCGTCGTCCTCGTCGGGGTCGGGTGTGTCCGCGTCCGACAGTTGGAGGTCGCGCAGCGTCGACTGTACCCCGGAGAAGAACCGCTTCACGATGCGGTTGGCGACGGGGTTGATGACGCGCTGGCCCATCCCGGCGACCTTGCCGAACACGTCGGCCTCCGTCTCCCACTCGACGGCGACGCCGCCGTCGTCCGTCTCGTGGAGTTCCATGCCGGAGGACATCTCGAAGGAGCTGTCGCCGGACGTTCCCTCTCCGGAGGCGTGCATCCGCGGCTGATCGCGCTCGTCGATACGCACTACCGTCTCGAAGGTCGGGTTCACCGGCCCGACGCTCACCTGTACCAGCCCGGCGTACCACTCGCCCTCGCGGAACGCCCGCTCGGCGATCGTCTCCGGGTCGCCCGTCAGTTCCTCCTCGCGCTCGCTCGCCCGCTCGGAGAGCTCCTCGAAGTCCACGTCGTCGCTCTCGACGTGTAACAGGAACTCACAGCCGGGGAGGGAGTCGGCGATCAACACCGGGTCCGACAGCGCGAGCCACACCTCCTCGACGGTCGTGTCCTCCAACTCGAAGGTGCCGTTGAAGTTCATCCGTTGTACCCTACCTCCGCCGTGTGCGTGTTAGACACATACATATGATACCGCGACTATGTTAGCATAAGTGTTTGCAATAATGAGGTAGTTTGGAAAAATGTGCCTACTATCAATTACATCCATCGCAACGGAGAAACTGTATTCGAGAACATTCCGACCGAATATCCGGGGATCGCATGGTCGGTGTCGGAAACACGACCGGGGACGGACCCGATGTCGCGGGTGCGACGCCGATGAGTGACCCGGTCGATCGGGAGACAGCAGTGAGTCGTCTCCGGTCGTGGTTCCGATCACACGATCCCGCCGGTACAGCCGCACAGATCGGCGCCGCCGAGATAGCCGGTCGGACCGTCGCCGAACCCGTCGTCGCCCCCGCCGACGTTCCGGCGCGACCGTTCGCGACGATGGACGGCTTCGCGCTCGCGAGCGACGACACGCAGCCGCGACCCGTCGAGGGTGGCGTCGCTCCCGAGGACGATCCGGAGGGTCTGACCGCCGGAGCGGCCGTTCGGATCGCGACCGGCGCCCCGTTGCCGGACGGCGCCGACGCGGTCGTGCCGGTCGAGGCGTCGACCGTCGTCGATGGCGCGCTCACGACCGACGCACCCGCTCCCGGGACGAACGTCTTTCCCTCCGGGGCGACCGCCGCAGCCGGTGACACGCTGTTCGAGGCCGGCGAACGACTCTCCCCGCGACACGCCTCGCTACTCGCCGACGTGGGGATCGACCGGGTCGCGGTCCGCCCGAGACGTTCGGCGGCCGTCCTCGCGACGGGGACGGAGATCGCGGCGGGCGAACAGCCCGACCGCGACTCGGCGATGCTGGCGAACGTGCTCCGGCGGTGGGGCTGTGACCCGGCCGTTCTCGATCCGGTTCCCGACGACGCGGGGCGTGTCGCCGACGCGATCGCCGAGGCGGCCGACCGGTTCGACTTCGTCGTCACCGCCGGCGGAACGAGCGTGGGCGCGGGCGACCACGTCGGCGCGGCGCTGGCCGACACCGATCGCCTCGGCGGCGACCTCCTGTTCGACGCCGTCGCGCTCCGCCCAGGACGCCCGACCACGGCGGCCGTCGTCGACGGGACGCTCGTCTGTGCGTTCCCCGGAAAGCCGCTGGCGGCCCACAAGGCGGCGACGCTCGTGCTACGCCCGGCGATGACCGGCGAGCATGGGACGGCGACGGTGTCCGCGACCGCTGCCTCTTTCGTTGACCTCCCCGACGGACCGGGTGCGTACGCGGTGCCGGTCCACCTGCGCGACGGGCGGGCCGTCCCCGCGGGCCAGGGGACCGATTCGGCATCTCTGTACGAGACGCGGTTTCGACCAGGACGCGTCTCCTCGAGCACGCGGTGCACGCTCGCCGACGGTCTCGCCGTCCGCGAAGAGCCCATCGAACGCGGCGAACCGGTCGCCGTCACGCCGTACGAGGTGATAGAGTGACCGACCGAGCGGAGCTTCCCGTCGTGGATCCGGACGAGCTCGGTTTGTCTGGGGACGCCCGGGAAACCGCCGACCGACCAACCGTTGGCGGGGTCGTGCTCGCGGCGGGAACGAGTAGCCGCTTCGGCGACGAGAACAAACTGCTGGCTCAGATCAACGAGAAGCCGTTGGTGCGACATGCGGTGGGAACGCTCGTCGACAGCGGTCTCGATCCCGTCGTCGTCGTCACCGGTTACGAGGCGGCGGCCGTCGGCGCCGCCGTCGACGCCGGCCCGGTCTCGGTCGTTACGACACCCGAGTACACGGAGGGGCAGTCTGCCTCGGTGCGCGCCGGTGCGAACGCGATGGCCGACGCCCAGGTTGACGCGGCTGTCTTCCTCCCGGGCGACATGCCGTTCGTCGACCCGTCGACCGTTCGAGCGCTGGTCGACGCGTACGTCGCCGGCGCGGGCGACGCCCTCGCGTCTGCGTACCGCGGCCGGCGAGGGAATCCGGTGCTGTTCGACCGCCGGCACTTCGACGCGCTCCGGGCGCTCGAGGGGGACGTAGGCGGTCGGGAGGTCTTGATCGGAAGCGACGACGCAGCGCTCGTCGCCGTCGCCGATCGGGGCGTGAGGATCGACATTGACACGAAGGCGACGCTCCGAGATCACCGGTGACCGACCGGGTGGGCCGTCGGATCCCGCCGCCTCCAGGGGTAGTTTACTCCCGCGTCGCGTCGGGGCCCGTGGAACGTGCGCCCTCGCGGTCCAACAGCGGCGAGTCGGGGTTCGCACAGCCCTCGCGACCGCACACGCCGGCGTCGTCACCTGCGCGCTCCACGCCGGGCGGGAGTCCGCCGATGTACCAGTCGACGGTGTGGGCCGTCTCGCGCTCGTGCTCGTCGAGCGCCGTCCGCGCGGCTCGAAGCGACCCGAACGTCTCCTCGTAGGAACACTCGTCACAGCGAACGAGGACGGCCGTCGACATACCGCCCCATTCGTGGTCGGTCGTTGTAAGTCACATCATCGATGTCGCACCTCCCTCCGAGCCGACCGTCGGACTCTCCGCCGGCGGGTAGGGTAACGTGACAGCAAGTGATCTCATCAATTATCCATCGGTCCCCGAACGTACGAGCCATGACGGGAGACCGGTTCGACTCGGAGGGGGAGAGTCTCGCCCGGAAATCGGCGGCGCCGCTGGTGCCGCAGCGAACTGTCTGCCCCGACTTCGTGTTCGAGGCGCTGAACGACAGGCGGCGGCGGGTCGTCTGTCGGATGCTCGCCGAGGAGGGCGACCAGGACGTGACGAGACTCGCGGCGAGCGTGGCCGCGAGCGAACGCCAGTTGGCAAGTCCCGCGGAGTCGGTCGACAGGTGCGAACAGCTGTACACCGCTCTCTACCACCAGCACGTTCCCAAGTTGGCGTCGATGAAAGTCATCTCGTTCGACCGTGAGGAGGGGACCGTCTCACCCGGGGAACGGTTCGGGCCCGTCGTCGACGCGCTGGGTGCCGTCGAGACCGCCCTGGACTGTTCTGACGCCGTCGAACGGGGGCGAATGGATGGATGAATCGGGCGCGCCGACCGACGTGCCGGCGCGAGTCACGTGGCGGGATCGGGAGTGGACGCGGACCGCGCGGCGACGGTACGATCCGGAGGCGAGCGCCGATCTCTCGAACGTGATCGCGGCGACGATCGCCGACGCCGGCGACGTGGTCCCCACCGGGTTACCCGGGCCACCGCTGTACGAGTGCATCGACATCGATGCGGTCACCCGGTTCGTCGAGAACGGCGGGAACCCCGGCGCGGGCCGCCGCGACTCCGTCAGGTTCGGTCACGACGGTTCGCTGGTCGAGGTTCGGGCCGACGGGTGGGTCAGCGTGTTCGCGCCGATCGACGACGCGGACTGACGGGCGGGCGCGAGGATCGCGACCGGGCGATAGACCGGTGCCGAGGATCGGACCGCGAGTGCATGCCCGACTGCGATCGTCCAGTCGACCGTATTTCGACGGCGGGCTTTTGGTGTCCCGACACCTCGTCGCGTCCGATGAACGTCGCAATCGTCACCGTCGGTGACGAGGTGCTCGCCGGGGAGACGACGAACACGAACGCCTCGTGGCTGGCGGACGAAATATCACGACGGGGCGCACGCGTCCGGCGGATCCTCACGATGCCCGACGATCGGACGGCGATCGCGGATCGGGTCCGTGCGTGGACAGACGCGTACGACGCGGTGATCGTCACCGGCGGACTCGGCGGCACCCACGACGACGTGACTGCCGACGCCATCGCCGACGCGTTCGACCGCGAGCTGGCCGTTCGCGAGGAGGTTCACGAGGCCGTCCTCGAGACGGTCGCCGCCTACCGCGATGCGAACCCCGACCTCGTCGAGGCACACGAGCTGGATATCGACGTCACCGCGTGGGCGTCGCTTCCCGAGGGCGCGCGATACGTCCCGAACGACGACGGACTCTGTCCGGGGTTCGTCCTGGAGAACGTGTACGCGATGCCGGGCGTCCCGAGCGAGGTGCGGGCCGTCTTCGGCCGCGTGGCCGACGAGTTCGCCGGCGACGAGGTGGCTCGTACGCTGTACACGCCACAGCCCGAGGGGTCGATGGTCGGGGCGCTCGACGGCGCCCGCGACCGCTTCGCTGTCGCGATCGGGAGCTATCCCGACACCGAGGGCCACAACCGGCTGACGGTCCGCGGCGACGACCCCGACGCCGTCGACGAGGCGTTCGAGTGGCTCGCCGAGCGTGTCGAGACGGTCGAGGAGTGATTTACGACGAGGCCGGGGCGGGAGTTCGCCGCCCCGTCGAAGCCTGACCGGTTACATTCGCGTCAGCGCGTATTCAAGTCGCTCCAGCGCGTGGGTCATGGCAATGGCATCTGTCACGCCCACACTGGGCATCCACCACGTCACCTGTGTCGCCGGCGACCCGCAACGAAACATGGACTTCTGGGTCGAGACGCTCGGCCTGCGACTCGTGAAGCGGTCGATCAACCAGGACGACCCCGGCACGTACCACTTCTTCTTCGCCGACGCGGAGGGAACGCCCGGAACCAGCATGACGTTCTTCCCGTGGGAGAACCTCTCCCAGGGGAAGGTCGGGTCCGGCCAGGTGTCGCGGACCGCGTTCCGCGTCCCCGAGGGGAGCCTCGATTACTGGGAGGACCGGTTCGACGAGTTCGGCGTCGACTACGACGAGCGCGTCGACCGCTTCGGCGAGACGGTCCTGCCCTTCCGCGACCCGGACGGGCTCCCGGTCGAGTTGGTCGAAGTCGATATCCCGGAGGACGACCCGACGGTGCCGTGGACCGAATTCGTCCCCGCCGATCACGCCATCCGCGGCTTCCATTCGGTGACGCTGTGGCTCGCGAACCCCGACTCGACGATGGACCTGCTGCGGACGATGGGCTTGGAGGAGGTCGGTACGGAGGAGTCGCCGGGTGACACCCCCGGCGACGAGCGGACGCGCTTTGCGGCCGCCGGGGAAGTCGGCAAGTACGTCGACGTGCTCCCGACCGTTCAAGCGGGCCGACAGGGACACGGAACCGTCCACCACGTCGCGTTCCAGACGCCGACCGACGACGACCAGTCGGCGATGCGGTCGGCCGTCCAGGGAGAGGGCCTGCGGCCGACCCAGCAGATCGACCGTCACTGGTTCCGCTCGGTGTACTTCCGCGAGCACAACGGCGTGCTGTTCGAACTGGCGACGAGCGACCCCGGCTACGACAGCGACGAGCCGCTCGACGACCTCGGCGGCCGGCTTGTCTTGCCGGGCGAATTCGAGGCACGTCGCGACGAGATCGAAGCACAGCTCACGGACGTGACGGTGCCGCGGGCCGAAGCCGCCGAGACGGC from Halobaculum magnesiiphilum includes these protein-coding regions:
- a CDS encoding XdhC family protein, which gives rise to MNTNEWSLPETELFDRIGAALEAGDDAVLATVIAVEGSAYRRPGAKMLIRPDGGAGSITAGCLEDEVRDLARDVLAAGAARVETWDLTGDDDVWGMGVGCNGVITVLLEPLGDEYEPVVAARERGEPVATATVVDGPLPTATRSVYTGGSFEGELPSGIADAIRADAERLLSEGGSDIRSVDTPDGEVEVFVDAVRPPPEVVVFGAGHDVRPVVELAKLVDFRVTVVAFRGGQVDDARVSGADEVVSASPRDVADLRAWDDDTYAVVMTHNFVDDRLTLDALLSTPVAYVGLMGPRKRFEEMREAFAEEGRTFGDDELDRIYTPIGVNLGGDSPYQIAYSIVAELLAVANDRDPGHLADREGPIHDRMEADSP
- a CDS encoding xanthine dehydrogenase family protein molybdopterin-binding subunit, with product MSIESLDPDEVTAADILGSAIERREDPALITGDAEYTDDIQLADMAHMSVVRSRYGHARIEGVDTSEAEEMSGVIGVYTHDDLHREDTPGGGSFELPTGWLLPSLNNVSHPILAKDHVRYQGDAIAVVVAEDRYQAADAAKAVDVDYDRLDAVTNPDEALDEDAPELHDDAESNVAFDWEIGDEERTAEAFESAAHTTSIDITNQLVIPNAMEPRAAVADYSPGTDELDVFMTTQNPHLHRLLMSGVIGHPEHKLSITAPEVGGGFGSKIHHYGDEALVSWCSKLLERPIKWTATRSETYLTDAPGRGHETNAEIAMNDEGDVIGLRVDTRANLGAYLSTFAPAVPTYLYGTLLSGQYDIPAIYGHVTGAFTNVPPVDAYRGAGRPEASFLVERLMNRAANEIGMDPVEFRKRNFVPDDAFPYETEVAVVYDSGEYEKPMNEALDLLDYENFRERQQEAREEGRYIGIGFSCYIEACGLAPSELAGQLGAQAGLWESSVVRFHPSGTVTAFCGTSGHGQGHSTTYAQIVANELGVDYDDVEIVEGDTDEIPHGMGTYGSRSAAVGGSSLVMSARKVVDKAKEIAAHQLEADPEDIEFAEGEFTVAGAPERGMTIQEVATQSYLAHDMPEDTEPGLEATSFYDPDNFVFPFGTHAAIVEVDPETGEISFEKYVAVDDVGNQINPKIVEGQVHGGIAQGVGQALYEGAEYDDNGTLVTGSLQDYAVPKAEHIPEMTTESTVTPSPHNPLGVKGVGEAGTIAAPQAVVNAVTDALEPFGVEGVEMPMTPERVWKAVNEGATADGGEPVDGADADTMDDPDADAADGGER
- a CDS encoding CoxG family protein, with amino-acid sequence MNFNGTFELEDTTVEEVWLALSDPVLIADSLPGCEFLLHVESDDVDFEELSERASEREEELTGDPETIAERAFREGEWYAGLVQVSVGPVNPTFETVVRIDERDQPRMHASGEGTSGDSSFEMSSGMELHETDDGGVAVEWETEADVFGKVAGMGQRVINPVANRIVKRFFSGVQSTLRDLQLSDADTPDPDEDDEGEDRGIVDRLLGRSSADSS
- a CDS encoding (2Fe-2S)-binding protein, producing MTEHDITLTVNGTEHDLTVEARTLLAHALRDELGYTGTNIGCESSLCGACTVEMDGEAVKSCTALAVQADGAEITTVEGLSDGGEMHAIQRAFQEEHGLQCGYCTPGMMMTSVEILKENPNPTREEIREGLEGNLCRCTGYQNIVNAVQNAAESMGSGAVADGGTRDGGGSAGDGPATDGGTVVDACDAPGGCGCADEFDTAGGGDSR
- a CDS encoding AAA family ATPase, with translation MSERRPTVFADVTDERLRGLFDEQSYVAEDDVVTTVLLALRLGKPLLVEGEPGAGKTELAKVLAAGFDTDLVRLQCYEGLTAESALYEWNYTKQLLAVQSGDDDASVFAEEYLLERPLLRALRGDGDTPPVLLIDEVDRADEEFEALLLEVLSDFQVSVPELGTISAETPPVVIITSNRTRSLSDALKRRCLFLHVSPPSMEKERAILERKVPELDGAVAAELCAMAARIREEPLRKPPGAAETIDWARAVAALRNDDTEPLTPEEVEETLGCLLKEVEDIERVDESLLETLVEAAADARAEVTT
- a CDS encoding FAD binding domain-containing protein — protein: MFPDEFDYYAAESVPEALELLDEHSDAETELLAGGHSLLPAMKSGLSSPDVLIDVSGIDALHGVSVEGDTLSIGAMTTYSDLLDVDAAHEHAPAFTAAVEQVGDEQVRNRGTVGGNLAHADPASDLPGAALASDATVVAEGPDGEREIPIDDYFFGMYATALDPGELVTRVEIPSAADAAGAYAKKPSPSSGYAMVGVAALIETDGDTVTGARVGANGVLDHGVRLEPVEEALVGSTLDDDAVEVAASVATDEVDEMMMMSDLQASAEFRATLLEAYTKRALAAAADTATPRAAD
- a CDS encoding VWA domain-containing protein is translated as MIPDDDGGFDGTDADRVDEGPEFGSGDTPAFRAARDHVREELVRFVRALRRAGVAVPANAGTTAARALVEVGFDDEGTARAALRACLVSDPESIETFDRQFREFWRRLTAGLNPAGPAPRTAAEDGPEGALAPMGEGAPAEDPDADATGAAADTAGDVDPDPSAVARASLGATVSGADGDDDDDAERVDRAWYSPTGSPDPVSGAVDAEPEVGEAVAELTRGLESLRGRRWRPGDERVDVRRSLRTSVGTGGTVVSLPKRERVPNDVRAVWLVDVSRSVLDTVDRSVLLATLRRAKAEWRHCRIVFFDETAREVSAAFDEPTPGAALAALERAETEWGGGTRIGASIGEILETAPEAFDRRTVVFVVSDGLEMGDADELSRVLATLSRRTAGIVWLNPLAASSTYEPTARGMSRARPFVDGLFAFGTAADLVEVGRQLRRHGLGGRIGYEYDPRRGVGRARRDTA